The genomic DNA ACGCGACGGCGGCGTACGACGAGCATCTGCGCATCCTGCTGTCGCGCATGTACGAGTTCAACCGCTCGTGGTTGCCGGTGATGGATGCCGAGCGGGTGTTCCTCGGTGAGGTGACGCAGGAGTCGATTGCGGCTTATCTGAGCTCGGGGCGTTCGCGGGGCATGAAGACCAGCATCGTCTCGCCGGCTGAAGCGGTAGTCGCGTAAAACACGAAACCTGTGGGAGCGAGCCTGCTCGCGAAAGCGCAATATCAGTCAACGATGATGTTGGCTGGGAAAATGCCTTCGCGAGCAGGCTCGCTCCCACAGGGTCTGCGTGATTTTTTCCTCATTCGTCAGCTGGAAAAGAATCTCAACACACGCCAATCGGAGAACACACCGGCAAACGCTTCTGAGACAACCAAAACCCCCTCCACACCCTCCTCTCGCCGCCAACGTCGCCGATGTTGCCGCTATCACACTTACCCACGACTTAGCGCATAAAAGCGTCGAACGTGCAGGTATGTTTAACACTTGAAAATTTCCCGGGAACATCTGCCCGTCATCTCGGTCGGCTACAAAGAGTGATATCGGTTACGCACGTCAGAAGCGTGCAAAAACGCGACATTTTTAGTTGATCTCACGCCCCTCACGCCCTAAAGTTCGCGCCGAACGTCCATGCTGGAAACGATCCATCCGGCTCAAGTACTGACGACGAGACAGCAAGGCCAAGGGAAAGCTGCACATCCCATGGCCTTTTTGCTTTCGGCGACATGCCTTGGGAAGTAGGCGAACCAAAGTGGGGATACGGAGGACGTTCAGGAGGGTGTGTCATCAATGAATTCACGAGTGCGCCGGAGTCCGCTTTTGCGCAGGGCAAGGCGCGAGGCCCGCAGTTTGGTTGTTCCAAATAAGGGACGAGCAACGCAGCCCTGCGCAAAAGCGGGCCCGGCCCTTCGGGTTGAGCCTGAGCGCGCGCCATGCTGCGTTGCAGGCCTTGCGAAGGGAGTGACCATTAGCGGCGGCCTGCGCCTTGCCTGGCACGCGCTCAGACTCAACGCACTCGCGAATTCATTGATGACACACCCTCGCACCCATTGATTAACGACGTTTGCCACTAGGAGTCCCAAGTATGTCGATCCAGGTCGAAGACTATTTCGCGCGCGCCACTTTTGACAAAATGAAGGCGTTCGCCGACAAGCAAGAAACCCCGTTCGTGGTGATCGACACCGCGATGATCAGCCAGGCCTACGATGACCTGCGCGCCGGTTTCGAATTCGCCAAGGTCTACTACGCGGTCAAGGCCAACCCGGCCGTCGAGATCATCGACCTGCTCAAAGAGAAAGGTTCGAGCTTCGACATCGCCTCGATCTATGAGCTGGACAAAGTGATGGATCGCGGCGTCAGCGCCGACCGTATCAGCTACGGCAACACCATCAAGAAATCCAAGGACATCCGCTATTTCTATGAGAAGGGCGTGCGTCTGTTCTCCACCGACTCCGAAGCCGACCTGCGCAACATCGCCAAGGCTGCACCGGGCTCGAAAGTGTATGTGCGCATCCTCACCGAAGGCTCGACCACGGCCGACTGGCCACTGTCGCGCAAATTCGGCTGCCAGACCGACATGGCCATGGACCTGCTGATCCTAGCTCGCGACCTCGGCCTGGTGCCTTACGGCATCTCCTTCCACGTCGGTTCGCAACAGCGCGACATCAGCGTTTGGGATGCGGCGATTGCCAAGGTCAAAGTGATCTTCGAGCGCCTGAAAGAAGAAGACGGCATTCACCTGAAGCTGATCAACATGGGCGGCGGCTTCCCGGCCAACTACATCACCCGCACCAACAGCCTGGAAACCTACGCCGAAGAAATCATTCGCTTCCTGAAAGAAGACTTCGGTGATGACCTGCCGGAAATTATTCTGGAGCCGGGCCGTTCGCTGATCGCCAACGCCGGCATCCTGGTCAGCGAAGTGGTATTGGTTGCACGTAAATCGCGCACCGCCGTCGAGCGTTGGGTATATACCGATGTGGGCAAGTTCTCCGGCCTGATCGAAACCATGGACGAGGCGATCAAGTTCCCGATCTGGACCGAGAAGAAAGGCGAGATGGAAGAAGTGGTCATCGCCGGCCCGACTTGCGACAGCGCCGACATCATGTACGAGAACTACAAGTACGGTCTGCCGCTGAACCTGGCGATCGGTGATCGTCTGTACTGGTTGTCGACCGGTGCGTACACCACCAGTTACAGCGCGGTGGAGTTCAATGGCTTTCCGCCGCTGAAGTCGTTTTACGTGTAACGACCGCTGGAAATGAAAAGGCCCATCTATGGGCCTTTTTTATTTGCGCAACCATGTCTCAAAGTGGCTGACCATCGCCATGAACTCGTCAGCGCCCTCTTTCGCAGCAGTCAGCTGGAAATTCAGCTCTCCGAGTTTCGACACACGCTCTGCTCGTAACAACTCATCGATGGCAGCGTCTATGCGCAATGCTGCTTCCTCGAGAAATACGCTGGCTTGCGAGCTCACGGAGGCTATTTCGTTAAACAACTCGGCAACACCGCTCTTGTATTCTGCGGCCCGCACGGCAGGATCTGCTGAAGTGTAGGCAACGTCCCAAACCGGCGTACTAAAAGCTTCGCGAAATAGCGCCTGGACAACTGTCGGCTGGGTATGACACTGGCAGGCGCGATGATCCATTGCCCTGAAAAACACCGATTTAAGCCCGAACGCCTCGTCATGCACCTCGGCGATGGTGTACTTCAGTTGCCGTATCTCTGCGCTAAGTTCATAAAATCGAAGCGTCAATTCGTGAATCAGCTGAGGCAAATTCGTTGGGGGAAACAACTTCCAGGTCGGCGACCGCGACAAACTGTACAACTTGAAATCCACCTGACTGATGGGCTCACTTCTTGAGGTACGACTGGTTATTTCCCGGGTTTCGCGGGCAAACGTCGTGAGATCCTCAATGTAACGGCTGCACAGTCGCCGGGCTTCCTCGGTTCGCCCCCAGAAATTCAGTAAATAGCGCTCATTGAATGGGGCATTGTTCAGGCGCGAATCAGCGGCCAATGCCGCCGGTCTGTGACCACGGGATACCTGGAGCGCAAGTAAACCGGCAATACGGGTAAAGGTGGGTTCAAGCGTACCGAGGAACGCGGTGTAGCGATCCATCACGCGCCGTTGCGCGGCGGAGAATTCATAGGCAAGTATATTCATGAATTTTCAGGAGGCGATGGGCGCGTAGCCCACCGCCCCGACGCCTCACTGTTGAATAGTTTTCAGATACTTGACGACGTCGGCAATTCGTACAATCGCGGCTGCCGCTCGCTCTTCGACCGGTTGCGACTTGTCCTGCCTGAAATGCGGGCAGAACGATTCAACCCCGGCAACCAGATTGGAAAACTCATTCACATAGTTCCAGCGGCCGTCGTTCAGTTGGTCGAGAACGTTGACCAGTTGAATCTTCCCCTCCGTCTGGGCGATGTCGTTTGCGTATTTTTTTACCTGTGCTCGCAAATCACCCGCTTTATCCTTGAGCCTGTTGTAGCCCGCCAACATGTTCATGAAAGAAATCGACTCGCCAATACCGGTGACGATTTTTTTCAGGGTGTCGATGGCCAACAGAGCAACTGCGACCTGCGGCGGCGCCATCCCCAGAGCTTTCAGACTGTCGAGGGATAATTGCGCTTCCTCGCCGATCTTTTCTACGCCGGCCTTGGCGATCAAGTCGATGCCTTCGGCCACCGACTTTATCTCCGCTTCCAACGCGGTCAATTTTTCTTCAATTTTGATTTGCAGCGAATACGTAAGGTCTCGATCCTGTTGCAGTGCCGCAATCCATTCCTGCGAAGCGGCCCGGTCATAAGCGGTGCTCAAGCCATTGCGGGTAATCTTCAGATCTTCCGAACGTTCGGCGATTTTTTTGAAGATATTCTTCAGTTCGATCTCCATATCCTCCCGAACTTCGTCCGCATCTTCTGGATAAGCCAGTTCAGCTTGATACGCCTTCATCCGGGCCTGCGCACGTTCCAGATAGATGACATCGTTCTGCGATTGGTTACGCACATCAAACGTTGTTTTTTGGATAGCAACAGCTAGTTCTTTCATGGTGCGGACAGTGCCCGGCAGATAATTGAACTGCTCAAACAGCATTTGCGCGGTGGTATTGCTTTCCTGGACTGCAATCGCATGGTTACGCAAGGCAGTCATATTGACATCAGGATAAATGGAACTGTTATAGGCCGATAGCATGACTGTCTTGCTCCTGAACACCGCAAAGTTATTTCCATACTCTTTATCAGCTGCTGCGAACACACCCAGCAATTGATCCGAACTCGATTTAATTTGCTCCCATGGATCAATGATGGCGAGAATCTGGTTTTTGAACCGTCTCAACGATGTTGCTTCTTGCAGCAAATCAACTTCTTTGATAGAGGCGCCGACATAAGTACTGAGTGCATTCCATACCAACATCAGGTTTTGGGTGGCCACTTCAGCTTCGATCGTTACATAGCTGAGGTTCTGTAAGTCATCGCGCACTTTGTTCAACGAACTCAGGGTCTGGTTCTTGCTGGCCATCGTCTGGTTGGCCGCCCGCTGCGCCTCTTTAAGCCTGTTTCGTTCCTTGCGGATTTTTTCTGCTTTCACGCCCTGGTAGATACCAAGAATCAACCCACCGATGTTTAAGGTCGCTGCGGACTTGATCGCTTCCTGAACCAGTTGGTCGTACTGCTTATTGAGGTCATCGATCTCCTTCGAACGCTGGTCGATCTCGCCCTGCAGATCCTGAATGTCCGCCTGGTAGGTATTCCTCGAGACGAACTCCAGACGCAGCTTGATCTCCGGCAGGATTTTCTCGCGCATATCAATGCCAAAGCTGTCCAGCTCCGCCCGGACCCGTTCGGCTTTCTGATGGCACTGCCGGACTTTGCCGAGCATGTCGCCAAGGTACGCCTTGATCTCCGGAACATCGCCGGCCGGCAACGCGAGATCGGGAAGGTTCGGAATCTGGCGCTTGAGTTCCAGGTACTGTTCCGGCGTATCGATATCGTGTTCTTCCAGGTACCTCGAGGCTTTCAGGTCTTCATAGATCTCGACGATGCCTTTACCCGTGCGGATGATGCTACCTGCGAAAATCTTCAGGTCGGTTCCCGTGAGCATGATTTGCTCGCGCAACGGCGACCAGCGTTTGGCGTGGTCGTACGTCATGCCGAAGGTACGCAGGAAGTCCGCGGGCTTCAGGCCTACGCCACCAGCATCACCGGCGCCGTAGTTCAAATACTCGATAATATCCTGCAACCTGACAGGCAGTGAAAGCCCAAGAACTTCATACTTTCTTAGACTGATAATCTGCTCTTTGGTTAATTGCAGACCGGTATCGCGATTGTATTCATCACCTTCGCCAATTGAGGCATCGACAAATAGTTTAGGCGCCTTGATCGCCGTTTCTAAAACCTTGTCATCCATCCTGATTTCCATAAAGACTCCTTGTCTTTTAGAGCGTTATTTCATTGAGTTTTAGCGAGGCCAGTTGATTTCAGAAACCACTTTGTTTTTAGCCATCACCGCACAGACACTAGAGCAACCTGATAACAACCAGCAAGTTCAAAACCATGAGAATTCAAGACAAAAAAAGAACACACGCATGCACTTTGAATACAACACTCAACATAAATCAAATAAAAAGTCAGTTAATAAACTTACTTACCCTTACGCGCCAGTCAACTCATCCAGACGAATTCGGTAAGCTTGCGAAAGTGCGCGAATCTGTGAATGTTGCGCGTTCAGCAATGACTCACTGGCGACCCGCAAAAAGTTCACATTCCCCCCGTCCAGTGCCTTGCGCAGCCAGCCGAGTGCTTCTTCTACTCGCCCCTCATCCGCCAATATCGCCGCATAACTGAACTGCCCGCGAAAGTCGCCGCCCTCGGCCGAACGTCGATACCACTCGCGAGCCGCCGTTGTATCGACCGCGCAGACCTGCCCTTCTTCCAGATAACGCCCGAGCAGATTCATCGATTTCGCATGCCCGACTTCGGCGGCGCGTTGATACAACGCCAGTGCGTGTGGATGATCGACCATCACACCGCACCCGGTCGCCAGCAGATTGGCCAGGTTGTACATCGCCCAGTCCAGCCCTGCCTCGGCGGCCATTCGATAATGTTGCGCCGCAACCCCGGCATCAGCGACACAACCCCAGCCGTGCTCGTGACAACGCCCGAGCATATTGCGCGCCATCAGATGACCTCGCCCCGCAGCGATGCCGAACCAGCGCAACGCCAGCGCCTGATCCTGCGCAATGCCCCGGCCATCGAGCAGGATCTGCCCCAGCAACGCCTGCGCTTCTAGCTCACCCTCGCCCGCCGCCAGCAAAATCGCCTGCGCGGCGCGGGCCGGGCTTTGTTCGAGCATCGCCGCCAGCCCGGCGGCGTCCAGGACTTCCTCGCGACGCAGTTGGAAACTCATACCTCGACCCAGCGGCGCAGCAGGTTGTGATACGTGCCGGTGAGGCGGATCAGCGACGGGTGATCCGGCATATCCTGCGTGAGCTGCTGGATCGCCCCGTCCATCTCGAACAGCAAGGCACGCTGACTGTCTTCGCGCACCAGACTTTGCGTCCAGAAAAACGACGCATAACGTGCGCCGCGCGTGACCGCGTTGACCTTGTGCAGGCTGGTGCCGGGGTACAGCACCATGTCGCCGGCGGGCAGTTTCACTTGTTGGGTGCCGAAGGTGTCCTGGATCTCCAGTTCGCCGCCGTCGTAGTCCTCAGGCTCACTGAAGAACAACGTCGCCGACAAATCGGTACGCACCCGCTCGATGCTGCCCTTGGGTTGGCGTACGGCGTTATCGATGTGGAAATCAAAACTGCCGCCCGCCGTGTAGCAGTTCACCAAAGGCGGGAATACTTTGTGTGGCAGTGCGGCAGACATGAACAGCGGATTTTTCCACAACCGTTCGAGCATCGCTGCGCCGATTTCCTTGGCCAGCGGATGACCTTCGGGCAGTTGCAGATTGTGTTTGGCCTTGGCCGATTGATAGCCGGCGGTGATCTTGCCATCCGCCCAATCGGCCTGTTCAAGCGCCTCGCGGATGCGCTGCACTTCGTCTTTTTCGAACAGACCGGGGATGTGCAGCAGCATGGCAATGTCACCTGATGGCAAAGAGGCGGCAATGGTATTGATTCTTATTGACCGTGTAAAACGCCCACGACGAATGAATCAGTAAAAACCGTAAGGGCAAATTGTAAAGAATGTAAATTCAGTGCGAATAACAATGCTTCGCAATTGATACGAATACCTGTTTACCCTATATTCCGCGACCTCAAATCCTTGGGGAGGGGAATAAAAATGGCACGTCAACACACACAAGTACCGGTCAGTTCACCACG from Pseudomonas baetica includes the following:
- a CDS encoding type III PLP-dependent enzyme produces the protein MSIQVEDYFARATFDKMKAFADKQETPFVVIDTAMISQAYDDLRAGFEFAKVYYAVKANPAVEIIDLLKEKGSSFDIASIYELDKVMDRGVSADRISYGNTIKKSKDIRYFYEKGVRLFSTDSEADLRNIAKAAPGSKVYVRILTEGSTTADWPLSRKFGCQTDMAMDLLILARDLGLVPYGISFHVGSQQRDISVWDAAIAKVKVIFERLKEEDGIHLKLINMGGGFPANYITRTNSLETYAEEIIRFLKEDFGDDLPEIILEPGRSLIANAGILVSEVVLVARKSRTAVERWVYTDVGKFSGLIETMDEAIKFPIWTEKKGEMEEVVIAGPTCDSADIMYENYKYGLPLNLAIGDRLYWLSTGAYTTSYSAVEFNGFPPLKSFYV
- a CDS encoding alpha-xenorhabdolysin family binary toxin subunit A, translating into MEIRMDDKVLETAIKAPKLFVDASIGEGDEYNRDTGLQLTKEQIISLRKYEVLGLSLPVRLQDIIEYLNYGAGDAGGVGLKPADFLRTFGMTYDHAKRWSPLREQIMLTGTDLKIFAGSIIRTGKGIVEIYEDLKASRYLEEHDIDTPEQYLELKRQIPNLPDLALPAGDVPEIKAYLGDMLGKVRQCHQKAERVRAELDSFGIDMREKILPEIKLRLEFVSRNTYQADIQDLQGEIDQRSKEIDDLNKQYDQLVQEAIKSAATLNIGGLILGIYQGVKAEKIRKERNRLKEAQRAANQTMASKNQTLSSLNKVRDDLQNLSYVTIEAEVATQNLMLVWNALSTYVGASIKEVDLLQEATSLRRFKNQILAIIDPWEQIKSSSDQLLGVFAAADKEYGNNFAVFRSKTVMLSAYNSSIYPDVNMTALRNHAIAVQESNTTAQMLFEQFNYLPGTVRTMKELAVAIQKTTFDVRNQSQNDVIYLERAQARMKAYQAELAYPEDADEVREDMEIELKNIFKKIAERSEDLKITRNGLSTAYDRAASQEWIAALQQDRDLTYSLQIKIEEKLTALEAEIKSVAEGIDLIAKAGVEKIGEEAQLSLDSLKALGMAPPQVAVALLAIDTLKKIVTGIGESISFMNMLAGYNRLKDKAGDLRAQVKKYANDIAQTEGKIQLVNVLDQLNDGRWNYVNEFSNLVAGVESFCPHFRQDKSQPVEERAAAAIVRIADVVKYLKTIQQ
- a CDS encoding tetratricopeptide repeat protein → MSFQLRREEVLDAAGLAAMLEQSPARAAQAILLAAGEGELEAQALLGQILLDGRGIAQDQALALRWFGIAAGRGHLMARNMLGRCHEHGWGCVADAGVAAQHYRMAAEAGLDWAMYNLANLLATGCGVMVDHPHALALYQRAAEVGHAKSMNLLGRYLEEGQVCAVDTTAAREWYRRSAEGGDFRGQFSYAAILADEGRVEEALGWLRKALDGGNVNFLRVASESLLNAQHSQIRALSQAYRIRLDELTGA
- a CDS encoding Fe2+-dependent dioxygenase, whose protein sequence is MLLHIPGLFEKDEVQRIREALEQADWADGKITAGYQSAKAKHNLQLPEGHPLAKEIGAAMLERLWKNPLFMSAALPHKVFPPLVNCYTAGGSFDFHIDNAVRQPKGSIERVRTDLSATLFFSEPEDYDGGELEIQDTFGTQQVKLPAGDMVLYPGTSLHKVNAVTRGARYASFFWTQSLVREDSQRALLFEMDGAIQQLTQDMPDHPSLIRLTGTYHNLLRRWVEV